One genomic region from Chlamydia poikilotherma encodes:
- the mfd gene encoding transcription-repair coupling factor, translated as MAMDFDPVNLNLPLLSEITNASIPLLIENIRPGARGFLTAKFFREREESVVMITTRSRIDDLFEDLSSFLGFPPVEFPSSEIDLSPKLVNIDAVGKRDKTLYELYEKKAPLFCVTTLKALLEKTRSPKDTAHQHLDIQVGDMLDPEMMMDLCKNLGYRHETLASDKGEFAYRGGIIDIFPLSSQEPFRIEFWGEKIISIRPFNPSDQLSTGKVSKLSISPATKDSGKEVLSHSLLDYFNTPPRLIFDNLTMLEDDFSEISGTLSSLPNRFLSITDLCERAFQSPTIFFEEKSFPNVHNLKNNEVNIEVFHRHIKASRLIAPFIYPNETIDEQENPLLGFLKKLQEYIPNKGQPFNAALYNTKAKSLKEARALVETLAENSIHIYERPGNLSSSFALVQERFAAISLSEFSSTKVLRRQKQRNYFSVTTEEVFVPVPGETVVHLHNGIGKFIGMEKKPNHLNIETDYLVLEYADKARLYVPSDQAYLISRYVGASEKAPDLHNLNGSKWKRSRDLSEKSLVLYAEKLLQLEAQRSTIPSFIYPPHGEEVIKFAENFPYEETPDQLKAIEQIYSDMMSDKLMDRLICGDAGFGKTEVIMRAAVKAVCDGHRQVIVMVPTTILANQHYETFSQRMAGLPINIAVLSRFSERKSMKKIFEDAAKGDIDILIGTHKLINKNLEFKNPGLLIIDEEQRFGVKVKDFLKERYPTVDCLTVSATPIPRTLYMSLSGARDLSLITMPPLDRLPVSTFILEHNEETLSASLRHELLRGGQAYVIHNRIESIFRLGNTIRTLVPEACIAVAHGQMSSDELASIFQKFKDQEINILVATALIENGIDIPNANTILVDQADKFGMADLYQMKGRVGRWNRKAYCYFLVSHLDRLSGPAAKRLEALNKQEYGGGMKIALHDLEIRGAGNILGTDQSGHISAIGFNLYCKLLKKTVAALKNNTSPLLFNDDVKIEFPYKSRIPDTYIDLASMRIEFYQKIGSAEDTEQLELIKEEMRDRFGPIPEEVLWLFALAQVRLFALQHNISSIKGTGNALYIQQCHGKTKQIKKTLPYSLSPTPELLISEVLESIEKTFPLKTPR; from the coding sequence ATGGCAATGGATTTCGACCCAGTTAATTTAAATCTACCTCTCTTATCTGAAATAACTAACGCCTCTATTCCATTGCTAATAGAAAATATCCGTCCCGGAGCTCGCGGATTCTTAACTGCCAAGTTTTTCCGTGAGAGGGAAGAATCTGTAGTAATGATCACTACACGTTCTCGTATTGATGATCTTTTTGAAGATCTTTCCTCATTCTTAGGCTTCCCTCCTGTTGAGTTTCCCTCATCAGAAATTGATTTATCTCCTAAGCTTGTTAATATTGATGCCGTTGGCAAACGCGATAAGACTCTTTATGAATTATATGAAAAGAAAGCTCCTTTATTCTGCGTAACAACCCTAAAAGCCTTATTAGAGAAAACACGCTCACCAAAAGATACCGCGCATCAACATTTAGATATCCAAGTTGGAGATATGCTAGATCCTGAAATGATGATGGATCTATGCAAAAACTTGGGCTATCGCCATGAAACCCTCGCTAGTGATAAAGGAGAGTTTGCGTATAGAGGAGGGATTATTGACATCTTCCCTCTGTCTTCTCAAGAACCTTTTCGGATAGAATTTTGGGGAGAAAAGATTATCTCTATACGTCCTTTTAATCCTTCTGATCAACTTTCAACAGGGAAAGTTTCTAAGCTATCAATATCTCCAGCTACAAAAGATTCAGGGAAAGAAGTGTTATCACACTCCCTATTGGATTATTTTAATACACCCCCAAGACTTATCTTTGATAACCTAACGATGTTAGAAGATGATTTTTCTGAAATTTCAGGAACATTATCCTCGTTACCCAACCGCTTTTTATCGATTACAGATCTATGTGAACGCGCTTTCCAATCTCCCACAATTTTCTTTGAAGAGAAAAGCTTCCCTAATGTCCATAATCTTAAAAATAATGAAGTAAATATCGAAGTCTTTCATCGTCATATAAAAGCCTCTCGACTCATCGCTCCATTTATTTATCCCAATGAAACTATCGACGAACAGGAAAATCCTCTTCTAGGTTTTCTAAAAAAACTTCAAGAATATATTCCTAATAAAGGCCAACCCTTTAATGCGGCCCTCTACAATACAAAAGCAAAATCTTTAAAAGAAGCTCGTGCTTTAGTAGAAACACTAGCAGAAAATTCTATACATATTTACGAAAGACCTGGGAATCTCTCTTCAAGCTTTGCTCTTGTTCAAGAAAGATTTGCAGCGATTTCCCTTTCGGAATTTTCATCTACAAAAGTATTGAGAAGACAAAAACAGAGAAATTATTTTTCTGTAACCACAGAAGAAGTTTTTGTTCCCGTTCCTGGAGAGACTGTTGTGCATCTTCACAATGGCATCGGTAAATTTATTGGGATGGAAAAAAAACCAAATCATTTAAACATTGAAACAGATTATCTGGTTCTTGAATATGCTGATAAGGCTAGGCTGTATGTACCTTCCGATCAAGCTTACCTAATTTCACGTTACGTAGGGGCCTCTGAAAAAGCTCCTGATCTTCACAACCTGAATGGTTCTAAATGGAAAAGATCTCGAGATCTCTCTGAGAAATCCCTCGTGCTTTATGCTGAAAAACTTCTTCAGCTCGAAGCACAACGTTCTACTATACCTTCGTTTATCTATCCTCCTCACGGAGAGGAGGTGATTAAATTTGCAGAAAACTTTCCTTATGAGGAAACTCCTGATCAATTAAAGGCTATCGAACAAATTTACTCTGACATGATGTCAGATAAGTTGATGGATCGATTAATTTGTGGTGATGCCGGATTTGGAAAAACGGAAGTCATCATGCGTGCTGCTGTGAAAGCTGTTTGTGACGGTCATCGACAAGTTATTGTTATGGTACCCACAACGATTCTAGCAAACCAACATTATGAGACTTTCTCACAACGTATGGCAGGATTACCTATAAACATTGCTGTTCTTTCACGATTTTCTGAAAGGAAATCAATGAAAAAGATATTTGAGGATGCTGCTAAAGGTGATATTGACATCCTAATCGGAACACACAAGCTAATAAACAAAAATCTCGAATTTAAAAATCCTGGGTTATTAATTATTGATGAAGAACAGCGTTTCGGTGTTAAAGTCAAAGACTTCCTAAAAGAACGTTATCCTACTGTAGATTGCTTGACAGTATCTGCAACACCAATCCCCAGGACATTGTATATGTCTTTATCGGGAGCTCGTGATCTTTCTTTAATTACCATGCCCCCATTAGATAGACTTCCTGTTTCCACTTTTATTTTAGAACATAATGAAGAAACATTATCAGCATCCTTACGTCATGAATTACTTCGTGGTGGTCAAGCTTATGTGATCCATAACCGTATTGAGAGTATTTTTAGATTAGGAAATACAATACGAACATTGGTTCCTGAAGCATGCATTGCTGTTGCTCACGGACAAATGTCATCAGATGAATTAGCTTCTATTTTCCAAAAGTTTAAAGACCAGGAAATCAATATTCTCGTGGCAACAGCATTGATAGAAAACGGTATTGATATTCCTAATGCCAACACCATTTTAGTAGATCAAGCAGATAAATTTGGTATGGCTGATCTTTATCAGATGAAGGGTAGAGTAGGAAGATGGAATAGAAAAGCCTATTGTTATTTCCTAGTTTCTCATTTAGATAGGTTGTCAGGTCCCGCTGCAAAACGTTTAGAAGCTCTGAATAAACAAGAATATGGTGGGGGTATGAAAATAGCCCTTCATGATTTAGAAATTCGTGGCGCAGGAAATATCTTAGGAACAGACCAATCAGGTCACATAAGTGCAATCGGATTCAATCTCTACTGTAAACTATTGAAAAAGACAGTCGCCGCATTAAAAAATAACACCTCTCCCCTGCTATTTAACGACGACGTAAAGATAGAGTTCCCTTACAAATCACGTATTCCTGATACCTATATTGATCTGGCGTCTATGCGTATAGAATTCTATCAGAAAATAGGTAGTGCTGAAGATACTGAACAGCTTGAACTAATAAAAGAAGAGATGAGGGATCGCTTTGGTCCTATTCCTGAAGAGGTTCTATGGTTATTTGCCCTTGCTCAAGTACGCCTGTTTGCTCTACAACACAACATCTCTAGCATTAAAGGTACGGGAAATGCTTTGTATATTCAACAATGTCATGGAAAAACAAAGCAAATAAAGAAAACATTACCCTATTCTTTATCTCCAACTCCAGAATTGCTAATATCTGAAGTTTTAGAATCTATAGAAAAAACTTTTCCTCTAAAAACCCCTCGTTAA
- the hemN gene encoding oxygen-independent coproporphyrinogen III oxidase, whose protein sequence is MFNVNFNFLEGLHQPAPRYTSYPTALEWKSSDANPAYLAFERLQEDDHPLSLYFHIPFCQSMCLYCGCSVVINRREDIVEDYISTLIKEMELVHTLLGGKRKTSRIHFGGGTPSRLSRALFEKLFFHIHRLFDLSEVEEIALEFDPRSLRNDSEKAEFIQSLGFNRVSLGVQDTQATVQEAVRRRQSHEESLHAYQKFRELGFESINIDLIYGLPKQTKVTFTQTIADILQMRPDRLALFSFASIPWIKPHQKAMKKSDMPSMEEKFAIYSYARHTLTKSGYQAIGLDHFSLPEDPLSIAFKNKTLIRNFQGYSLPPEEDLIGLGMTSTSFIRGIYLQNAKTLESYHEQILGGSLATIKSKILSEDDRIRKWVIHKLMCTFVVSKEEFSDLFSYRFDEYFSESQERIDGMVTTGLIQNSSSFLTVTPLGELFVRVIATAFDAYFLKTVSSSPRFSRSI, encoded by the coding sequence ATGTTTAACGTCAATTTCAACTTCTTAGAAGGTCTCCATCAACCTGCACCAAGATACACAAGCTATCCAACAGCTTTAGAATGGAAATCATCCGATGCCAATCCTGCATATCTTGCTTTTGAGCGTCTCCAAGAAGATGACCATCCGTTATCACTATATTTCCATATTCCTTTCTGTCAGTCTATGTGTCTATATTGCGGATGCTCTGTAGTAATCAATCGTCGCGAAGATATTGTAGAAGATTATATCTCTACTCTTATTAAAGAAATGGAACTCGTTCATACTCTTTTAGGAGGGAAACGGAAAACTTCACGAATTCATTTTGGAGGAGGAACTCCAAGTCGATTATCTAGAGCACTATTTGAGAAATTATTTTTTCATATTCATCGTTTGTTTGATCTTTCTGAAGTTGAAGAAATTGCTCTTGAGTTTGACCCTCGTTCTTTAAGGAATGATAGTGAAAAAGCTGAATTTATCCAGTCATTAGGATTTAACCGTGTAAGCTTAGGAGTTCAAGATACACAAGCTACTGTTCAAGAAGCTGTACGACGACGACAAAGTCATGAAGAATCTCTACATGCTTATCAGAAATTTCGAGAACTAGGTTTTGAGAGTATAAATATAGATTTGATTTATGGTCTCCCTAAGCAAACAAAAGTAACATTTACACAAACAATCGCTGATATTTTACAGATGCGTCCTGATCGCCTAGCGTTGTTTTCATTTGCCTCCATTCCATGGATAAAGCCTCATCAAAAAGCTATGAAAAAAAGTGACATGCCCTCTATGGAGGAAAAGTTCGCTATATATTCTTATGCACGACATACATTAACAAAGTCAGGATATCAGGCAATTGGTCTAGATCATTTCTCTCTACCTGAAGATCCCTTAAGCATAGCCTTTAAAAATAAAACTCTAATTCGCAATTTCCAAGGATATTCCTTACCTCCAGAAGAAGATCTTATAGGGTTAGGAATGACATCAACAAGTTTTATCCGCGGTATATATTTACAAAATGCAAAAACTCTAGAATCCTACCATGAGCAAATCCTTGGAGGATCTCTAGCAACGATTAAAAGTAAGATTCTTTCAGAAGATGATAGAATAAGAAAATGGGTAATCCATAAGCTTATGTGTACATTTGTCGTATCTAAAGAAGAATTTTCAGATCTTTTTAGCTATCGTTTTGATGAATATTTTTCCGAAAGTCAAGAACGGATAGATGGTATGGTAACGACAGGACTAATCCAAAATAGTTCTTCTTTTCTTACTGTAACTCCATTAGGAGAGCTATTTGTACGTGTAATTGCTACAGCTTTTGATGCTTATTTCTTAAAAACTGTTTCTTCAAGCCCTAGGTTTTCAAGATCTATATGA
- the hemE gene encoding uroporphyrinogen decarboxylase, whose translation MSGFYNVIKPKTTRPPVWFLRQVGRYMPQYKELKGSQTLKAFFHNTEAITEATLLGPNLLKVDAAICFADILSLLDGFNISYDFAPGPQISFSPNQELIFTKDPKETFSYLLEAIRNLVKCLKVPLIAFAASPFTMASYLLDGGASKDFPKTMAFLYQYPERFDTLLKKLTEGTVVYLKEQIHAGASAIQLFESSSLRLPSELFSQYVTTPNTRLISQLKRQVSSPISLFCRCFYENFLDLYSTGADTLHPDYHVNLNKLYKTVTHPGSLQGNIDPALFLLPQDELLAHLEKYLTTLKYQPNYIFNSGHGILPETPLENVQAAVLCLTSISTS comes from the coding sequence ATGTCGGGATTTTACAACGTTATAAAGCCGAAAACTACGCGGCCACCTGTCTGGTTTTTACGACAGGTAGGAAGATACATGCCTCAATATAAAGAGCTCAAGGGCTCTCAAACATTGAAAGCCTTTTTCCACAATACAGAAGCAATTACTGAAGCAACTCTTTTAGGACCGAATTTATTAAAAGTGGATGCAGCAATTTGCTTTGCTGATATTCTTTCACTATTAGACGGTTTTAATATCTCTTATGATTTCGCTCCCGGACCACAAATCTCATTTTCTCCTAATCAAGAATTGATTTTCACAAAAGACCCCAAAGAGACATTCTCCTATCTTCTTGAAGCAATTAGAAATCTTGTGAAGTGTTTAAAAGTCCCTTTAATTGCTTTCGCAGCGTCTCCTTTCACTATGGCAAGCTATCTTTTAGATGGAGGAGCTTCTAAAGATTTCCCAAAAACGATGGCGTTTCTTTATCAATATCCTGAAAGATTCGATACTTTGCTTAAGAAATTAACAGAAGGAACGGTCGTTTATCTAAAGGAACAAATTCATGCTGGAGCTTCGGCCATCCAGCTATTTGAATCTTCGAGTTTACGTTTACCCTCGGAACTATTTTCCCAATATGTGACGACACCAAATACACGGCTCATTTCTCAATTAAAGCGACAGGTCTCCTCACCTATAAGTTTATTTTGCCGCTGTTTCTATGAAAATTTTTTAGACCTTTACTCGACAGGTGCGGACACATTACATCCTGACTATCATGTAAATCTTAATAAGCTCTATAAAACAGTTACACATCCAGGATCTTTACAAGGAAATATCGATCCTGCACTATTTCTACTTCCTCAGGATGAACTTCTCGCTCATCTTGAAAAATACCTTACTACTTTGAAATATCAACCTAATTATATTTTCAATTCAGGGCATGGCATTCTTCCTGAAACTCCCCTAGAAAACGTCCAAGCTGCGGTATTATGTTTAACGTCAATTTCAACTTCTTAG